A window of the Arenibacter algicola genome harbors these coding sequences:
- a CDS encoding acyl-ACP desaturase: MSNKNVRIEVMKSIEGKVDGFIDQYLIPIQDIWQPTDFLPDTQSEGFMDHVTQIREEAKELGYDLWVTLVADTITEEALPTYESWLMDVEGIDQHGENKNGWSKWVRHWTAEENRHGDVLNKYLYLAGRVNMREMEITTQHLIADGFDIGTDRDPYKNFVYTSFQELATNISHKRVGQMCKKGGNTLLGKMCTIIAGDEMRHHLAYREFVKVIFENDPSQMMLAFADMMKKKIVMPAHFLRESGGSIGTAFENFSNCAQRLGVYTAQDYIDILKKLNSYWELDSIRSLNDDAERARDYLMKLPDRLERIASRMKFPEDNYRFKWVEANGRMV; the protein is encoded by the coding sequence ATGTCTAATAAGAACGTTAGAATAGAAGTGATGAAGTCCATTGAGGGTAAGGTGGATGGTTTTATAGACCAGTACCTTATTCCAATACAAGACATTTGGCAACCCACGGATTTTTTGCCTGACACACAAAGTGAAGGCTTTATGGATCACGTAACCCAGATACGTGAGGAAGCCAAGGAATTGGGGTATGATCTTTGGGTCACCTTGGTAGCGGATACCATTACCGAGGAGGCATTGCCTACCTATGAATCTTGGTTAATGGACGTAGAAGGAATAGATCAACATGGTGAAAACAAGAATGGTTGGTCCAAATGGGTGCGTCATTGGACCGCCGAGGAAAATAGACATGGAGATGTGCTTAACAAATACCTTTATTTGGCCGGAAGGGTAAATATGAGGGAAATGGAAATAACCACCCAGCATCTTATTGCCGATGGTTTTGATATAGGAACGGATAGAGATCCTTATAAAAACTTTGTATACACCTCTTTTCAAGAGTTGGCCACCAATATTTCGCATAAAAGGGTGGGTCAAATGTGTAAAAAGGGAGGCAATACGCTTCTTGGTAAAATGTGTACTATTATCGCAGGAGACGAAATGCGCCATCATTTGGCCTATAGGGAATTTGTTAAGGTAATATTTGAAAACGACCCTAGTCAAATGATGTTGGCCTTTGCCGATATGATGAAGAAGAAAATTGTAATGCCGGCCCATTTCCTAAGGGAGTCTGGAGGTAGCATAGGGACTGCTTTTGAGAATTTCTCAAATTGTGCACAAAGATTAGGGGTTTATACTGCTCAGGACTATATTGATATCTTGAAAAAATTGAACAGCTATTGGGAATTGGATAGTATTAGAAGTCTTAACGATGATGCGGAAAGGGCAAGGGACTATTTAATGAAATTACCGGATAGATTGGAGCGAATCGCTAGCAGGATGAAATTCCCTGAGGACAATTATAGGTTCAAGTGGGTGGAAGCCAACGGAAGAATGGTCTAG
- the amaB gene encoding L-piperidine-6-carboxylate dehydrogenase, whose product MSRIAQEFGIQEALKKLGVEAINNGTSTGSDNFSSGEELSSYSPVDGVLIAKVRTTSKQDYEKVMDAATNAFKIWRTKPAPQRGEIVRQFGDKLRELKEPLGKLVSYEMGKSYQEGLGEVQEMIDICDFAVGLSRQLHGLTMHSERPGHRMYEQYHPLGVVGIISAFNFPVAVWAWNTALAWIAGDVCIWKPSEKTPLCGVACQNIAAAVFKENNLPEGISCLINGDYKVGEFMTHDKRVPLISATGSIRMGKIVAQAVAARLGKSLLELGGNNAIIVTPDADIKMTVIGAVFGAVGTAGQRCTSTRRLIIHDSIYDRVKDAIVTAYKQLRIGNPLDQKNHVGPLIDTDAVKMYQKALKKVVEEGGKLIVEGGVLQGEGFESGCYVKPAIAEANNNFEIVQHETFAPVLYLLKYSGDVENAIAIQNGVVQGLSSAIMTNNLREAERFLSAQGSDCGIANVNIGTSGAEIGGAFGGEKETGGGRESGSDAWKIYMRRQTNTINYTTELPLAQGIKFDL is encoded by the coding sequence ATGTCAAGAATTGCGCAAGAATTTGGAATCCAAGAAGCCCTGAAAAAATTAGGCGTCGAAGCTATAAATAATGGAACCTCAACAGGTTCGGATAATTTTTCTTCCGGAGAGGAGTTAAGCTCATACTCTCCAGTGGATGGTGTTCTAATTGCCAAAGTAAGAACCACCTCCAAGCAGGACTACGAAAAAGTAATGGATGCGGCCACCAATGCATTTAAAATTTGGAGAACAAAACCCGCACCCCAAAGGGGGGAAATAGTGCGACAGTTTGGAGATAAACTTCGTGAACTTAAGGAACCTTTGGGAAAATTGGTTTCCTATGAAATGGGAAAATCATATCAAGAAGGCTTGGGAGAGGTACAGGAAATGATTGATATCTGCGATTTCGCCGTAGGTCTATCCAGACAATTGCACGGACTTACCATGCACTCGGAAAGACCTGGACATAGAATGTACGAGCAATATCATCCTCTAGGGGTGGTCGGCATAATCTCGGCGTTCAATTTCCCAGTGGCGGTATGGGCCTGGAATACAGCCTTGGCATGGATAGCCGGAGATGTATGTATATGGAAACCCAGTGAAAAAACGCCCTTATGCGGTGTGGCATGTCAAAACATAGCCGCAGCAGTATTTAAGGAAAATAACCTTCCCGAAGGTATTTCCTGTTTGATCAATGGCGACTATAAGGTAGGCGAATTTATGACCCATGACAAAAGGGTGCCTCTAATTTCTGCCACAGGGTCTATACGCATGGGAAAAATAGTAGCCCAGGCAGTGGCCGCCCGATTGGGAAAATCACTTCTTGAACTTGGAGGAAACAATGCCATTATCGTAACCCCTGACGCGGACATAAAAATGACCGTTATCGGAGCTGTTTTTGGGGCCGTTGGCACGGCAGGCCAACGCTGTACCTCCACACGAAGATTAATCATACACGACTCTATTTATGACAGGGTAAAAGATGCAATAGTTACTGCCTACAAACAATTGCGAATAGGCAATCCATTGGATCAAAAGAACCACGTAGGTCCCTTGATAGACACCGATGCCGTAAAAATGTACCAAAAGGCACTTAAAAAAGTGGTGGAAGAAGGAGGCAAGCTAATTGTTGAAGGAGGGGTGCTGCAAGGGGAAGGATTTGAAAGCGGATGCTATGTAAAACCAGCAATTGCCGAAGCAAACAACAATTTTGAGATCGTGCAACACGAGACCTTTGCCCCAGTGCTTTACCTATTAAAGTATTCAGGGGATGTTGAAAATGCCATTGCCATACAGAACGGAGTGGTCCAAGGACTATCTTCGGCAATAATGACAAATAATCTAAGGGAGGCGGAACGCTTTTTATCAGCTCAAGGTAGCGATTGCGGTATAGCGAATGTCAACATTGGAACTTCAGGAGCCGAAATAGGAGGAGCTTTTGGAGGGGAAAAAGAAACTGGTGGAGGCCGTGAGTCTGGCTCGGATGCCTGGAAAATCTATATGAGAAGACAGACCAACACCATTAACTACACTACCGAATTACCTTTAGCCCAAGGGATAAAGTTTGATCTTTAG
- a CDS encoding SDR family NAD(P)-dependent oxidoreductase, giving the protein MSITSNDKPTAFITGATSGIGLATAKLFASNKINLVICGRRKERLNELKKELSRHTKVFILEFDVQDKKAVFEAIASLPEEFSNIDILINNAGNAHGLDSIEEGNIDDWEAMLDINVKGLLYVSKAIMPKMIKNKAGHIINIGSIAGKEVYPMGNVYCASKYAVDALNQGMRIDLNKHGIRVGAINPGLVETEFSKVRFKGDDGRAEATYKGYKPLQPEDIADVIHFMVTRPSHVNIADLLILPTAQASATIVNKEL; this is encoded by the coding sequence ATGAGTATTACTAGTAATGATAAACCAACAGCATTTATAACCGGGGCTACAAGCGGAATTGGACTTGCTACCGCCAAACTCTTTGCCTCCAATAAGATTAATTTAGTTATTTGTGGCAGGCGAAAAGAGCGCTTGAACGAACTTAAAAAGGAACTGTCCAGACATACCAAAGTTTTCATTTTGGAATTTGATGTACAGGATAAAAAAGCAGTTTTTGAAGCCATTGCTTCTCTTCCGGAGGAGTTTTCCAATATTGATATTCTAATCAATAATGCCGGCAATGCCCATGGTCTGGACTCTATTGAGGAGGGAAATATTGATGATTGGGAAGCTATGTTGGACATAAACGTTAAAGGCCTTTTGTATGTTTCCAAAGCCATTATGCCAAAAATGATCAAAAACAAAGCGGGACATATTATAAACATTGGTTCCATTGCGGGGAAGGAAGTGTATCCAATGGGGAATGTATACTGCGCCAGTAAATATGCTGTAGATGCCCTAAACCAAGGGATGAGAATAGATTTAAATAAACACGGCATTCGCGTTGGGGCCATTAATCCGGGATTGGTGGAAACGGAATTCAGCAAGGTGCGGTTTAAGGGCGATGATGGCAGGGCCGAGGCCACCTACAAGGGATATAAGCCGCTGCAACCGGAAGATATTGCAGATGTCATCCATTTTATGGTTACCAGACCCTCCCATGTTAACATTGCTGATTTATTAATTTTGCCTACGGCACAAGCGAGTGCCACTATTGTCAATAAGGAATTATGA
- a CDS encoding 3-hydroxyanthranilate 3,4-dioxygenase — protein MSIKQPFNLNKWISENRDTLKPPVGNKNLYTESGDYIVMVVAGPNARKDYHYNETEELFYQLEGNIEVHIQENGQKKTMQLGPGDMYLHPAKIPHSPVRKEGSIGLVIERKRAEMNVDDGLLWFCDNCNNKLYEVYFTLNNIEKDFLGHFKTFYGSEELRTCSNCGTVMPVDERFIAKEDQ, from the coding sequence ATGTCCATAAAGCAACCATTCAATCTAAATAAATGGATTTCCGAGAACAGGGATACTTTAAAGCCTCCCGTAGGAAATAAAAACCTCTACACGGAATCGGGAGACTACATTGTTATGGTTGTTGCCGGCCCCAATGCCAGAAAAGATTATCATTACAATGAAACAGAGGAGCTGTTCTATCAATTAGAAGGCAATATTGAGGTACATATTCAAGAAAACGGCCAAAAAAAGACCATGCAATTGGGACCTGGTGACATGTACCTGCACCCGGCCAAAATACCTCATTCCCCCGTTAGGAAAGAAGGGTCTATAGGTTTGGTTATAGAACGTAAGCGGGCCGAGATGAACGTTGATGATGGCTTACTTTGGTTTTGCGATAACTGCAACAATAAACTTTATGAGGTATACTTCACCTTAAATAATATTGAAAAGGACTTTTTGGGGCATTTCAAAACCTTCTATGGTTCTGAAGAACTTAGAACCTGCAGCAATTGTGGCACTGTAATGCCCGTTGACGAAAGATTTATTGCCAAGGAAGACCAATAG
- a CDS encoding CAP domain-containing protein — protein MKMKLHYFAMLLFAFVVFSCSTESIGPAISPEVENAVEVEQELLGIVNDHRISLGYNDLDFSSVAYQFANKHTDYMIAKGSINHDNFSARASDISQAVNASFVSENVAKDYDSAHEAFQKWLASSEHRKTMEGEFTHTAVSVKRNTDGKLYFTQLFYR, from the coding sequence ATGAAAATGAAATTGCATTATTTTGCAATGCTTTTGTTCGCATTTGTAGTATTCTCTTGTAGCACAGAGTCTATAGGACCGGCAATTAGTCCCGAAGTCGAAAATGCGGTTGAAGTGGAGCAGGAATTACTGGGAATCGTCAACGACCATCGTATTTCCTTGGGCTATAACGATTTGGATTTCAGCTCAGTGGCATATCAGTTTGCCAACAAACATACAGACTACATGATAGCCAAAGGATCTATCAACCATGACAATTTTAGCGCGCGTGCATCGGATATTTCCCAAGCAGTGAATGCCTCTTTTGTCTCTGAAAATGTAGCAAAAGACTACGATTCCGCCCATGAGGCCTTTCAAAAATGGTTGGCCAGTTCTGAGCATAGAAAAACTATGGAAGGTGAATTTACGCACACCGCTGTAAGTGTAAAGAGGAACACAGACGGCAAACTATATTTTACACAACTCTTCTACCGATAG
- a CDS encoding metallophosphoesterase: MRTLVIGDLHSGLKALQQVLLRAKVSPSDHLIFLGDYVDGWSDAVNTVNFLMELRLTHNCSFIRGNHDELCNDWLKSGDHNPVWLQHGGSATQNSYRLVGDDIKEAHIEFYDNLDNYILDAENRLFIHAGFTNLRGVGHEYFTKTYYWDRTLWELALSLDPSLTKEDEFYPQRLTHYKEIFIGHTPVTRIGRTTPKNAANIWNVDTGAAFRGPLTIMDVASKQYWQSDPVYLFYPSETGRN, from the coding sequence ATGAGAACATTGGTAATCGGAGACCTACATTCTGGGTTAAAGGCCTTGCAACAAGTATTGTTAAGGGCGAAAGTTAGTCCCAGTGACCATCTTATTTTTTTGGGGGATTATGTTGATGGCTGGAGTGATGCTGTGAACACGGTAAATTTTTTGATGGAGCTTAGGCTAACACATAATTGCTCGTTCATAAGGGGAAATCATGATGAACTATGCAACGATTGGTTAAAAAGTGGCGATCATAATCCCGTTTGGCTGCAACATGGAGGGAGTGCTACCCAGAATTCTTATCGGTTGGTGGGGGATGATATTAAGGAAGCCCACATTGAGTTTTACGATAATTTGGATAATTATATTCTGGACGCTGAAAATCGCTTGTTTATCCACGCAGGATTTACTAACTTAAGGGGTGTGGGCCACGAGTATTTTACCAAAACCTATTATTGGGATAGGACCCTTTGGGAATTGGCATTGTCTTTGGACCCATCGCTGACCAAAGAGGATGAATTTTACCCTCAAAGGTTAACACATTACAAGGAGATTTTTATTGGCCATACTCCGGTAACAAGGATTGGGAGGACAACTCCAAAGAATGCTGCCAATATTTGGAATGTGGATACGGGGGCGGCCTTTAGAGGGCCATTGACGATAATGGACGTAGCCTCAAAGCAATATTGGCAAAGTGATCCGGTATATTTGTTTTATCCCTCCGAAACGGGAAGAAACTAA
- a CDS encoding AAA family ATPase has protein sequence MEENTSVDISAVNEKIAQESAFIDLLILEMNKVIVGQKHMVERLLIGLLGQGHILLEGVPGLAKTLAINTLAKAVQGSFSRIQFTPDLLPADVVGTMIYNMKLNDFSIKKGPIFANFVLADEINRAPAKVQSALLEAMQEKQVTIGDETFTLDKPFLVMATQNPVEQEGTYPLPEAQVDRFMLKTVIDYPKLSEEQLIIRQNLKGAYEEVKPVVSVKQILSAQKAVRDVYMDEKIEKYILDIVFATRYPEKYNLESLKPLISFGASPRGSINLAVAAKCYAFIKRRGYVVPEDVRAVIHDVLRHRIGITYEAEAENITSEEIINKIVNEIEVP, from the coding sequence ATGGAAGAAAATACTTCGGTAGATATCAGTGCCGTGAACGAGAAAATTGCCCAGGAAAGTGCTTTTATAGACCTACTTATTTTAGAAATGAACAAAGTAATCGTAGGTCAAAAACATATGGTTGAACGATTGCTCATTGGACTTTTAGGGCAGGGCCATATTCTTCTGGAAGGTGTCCCTGGTTTGGCCAAAACCTTAGCTATAAACACCTTGGCAAAAGCGGTACAAGGAAGCTTTAGTAGAATTCAGTTCACTCCCGATCTTCTACCGGCAGATGTTGTTGGTACTATGATCTACAACATGAAATTGAACGATTTTTCCATTAAGAAAGGTCCCATATTCGCCAATTTTGTTCTGGCAGATGAAATTAACCGTGCTCCTGCAAAAGTGCAATCGGCCCTTTTGGAAGCCATGCAGGAAAAACAGGTCACCATAGGTGATGAAACTTTTACACTGGACAAGCCTTTTCTGGTAATGGCTACCCAAAACCCGGTGGAACAAGAAGGAACTTACCCCTTACCGGAAGCCCAGGTGGATCGTTTTATGCTAAAGACAGTTATAGATTACCCCAAACTTAGCGAGGAGCAATTAATTATTAGGCAAAACCTTAAAGGTGCCTATGAAGAGGTAAAACCTGTGGTTAGTGTTAAGCAGATTCTTAGTGCCCAAAAGGCGGTTAGGGATGTGTATATGGACGAAAAAATTGAGAAATACATTCTGGATATTGTTTTTGCCACCCGATACCCGGAAAAATATAATTTAGAAAGCCTAAAGCCTTTGATCAGTTTTGGAGCTTCGCCAAGGGGTAGTATAAATTTAGCCGTTGCTGCCAAATGCTATGCCTTTATTAAAAGACGGGGCTATGTAGTTCCCGAAGATGTACGGGCCGTGATCCATGACGTTTTACGCCACAGGATTGGCATAACCTATGAGGCCGAGGCAGAAAACATTACTTCGGAAGAAATAATAAACAAGATCGTAAACGAAATTGAAGTACCTTAA
- a CDS encoding ATP-binding protein, which produces MINKRLLVKNLLAHNDENSFYDKKRFIDIGQREGKAKFLKHVCALANSNPQNNSFIVIGVEDEDNEIIGVDFFDDSKIQNLVNAYLDNPPRITYENIPFPHLPMGKVVGLVTIKSNGMVCSLRKNIWKYYGGSVFFRDGSISMPKAYGIQLTDVNAGIVATIEKHAKNNIELTLDGVIDFLNERHKDLTSNYKVFKEQFVVCWAGHQKKVKNETYYSRVDIELINEQVKLFFSEFDEITIAYDENSFTTIEYVQLGLSSQQKYYPLEKVVITFMDNGTYTIQSDLIFEPPLYDKKTLHHIYNANVAMLKKIEKEIPLTPNEVRDLDLLSDTFLICYVNGFEEAKDIMENVKPIMKKYNLPVYQSIKESLRIIRKMKYN; this is translated from the coding sequence ATGATCAATAAACGCCTGCTCGTTAAAAACCTACTTGCCCATAATGATGAAAATAGTTTTTATGATAAAAAGCGCTTTATTGATATTGGACAGAGGGAAGGAAAGGCTAAATTTTTAAAGCATGTCTGTGCACTTGCCAATAGCAACCCTCAAAACAATTCTTTTATCGTTATTGGGGTCGAGGATGAGGACAATGAAATTATAGGGGTCGATTTTTTTGATGACAGCAAGATTCAGAATTTGGTAAACGCCTATTTGGACAATCCCCCACGGATTACATATGAAAACATTCCATTTCCGCATTTGCCCATGGGCAAAGTGGTTGGTCTGGTAACTATAAAGTCCAATGGGATGGTTTGTTCCCTGAGAAAGAACATCTGGAAGTATTATGGGGGATCGGTATTTTTTAGGGACGGTAGCATAAGTATGCCAAAGGCTTATGGCATTCAATTGACGGATGTTAATGCGGGTATTGTGGCAACCATAGAAAAGCATGCCAAAAATAATATTGAACTTACCTTGGATGGGGTAATCGATTTTTTGAACGAAAGGCACAAAGATCTTACAAGTAATTACAAGGTTTTTAAGGAGCAATTTGTGGTTTGTTGGGCGGGGCATCAAAAAAAAGTAAAAAATGAAACCTATTATTCCCGTGTCGACATAGAATTGATCAATGAACAGGTAAAGTTGTTTTTTTCGGAATTCGACGAAATTACGATAGCTTATGATGAAAATTCCTTTACTACCATAGAATATGTGCAGTTGGGCTTAAGTAGTCAACAGAAATATTACCCCTTGGAAAAAGTTGTCATAACTTTCATGGATAATGGCACCTATACCATTCAAAGCGATTTAATATTTGAACCTCCCTTATATGACAAGAAAACACTTCATCATATATACAACGCCAATGTGGCCATGCTTAAAAAAATTGAAAAGGAAATTCCTTTGACCCCTAACGAAGTAAGGGATTTGGATCTGTTGTCCGATACTTTTCTAATTTGCTATGTCAATGGCTTTGAAGAAGCCAAGGATATCATGGAAAACGTAAAGCCTATCATGAAAAAATATAATCTTCCCGTGTATCAATCCATAAAGGAATCGCTACGTATCATTAGAAAGATGAAGTATAATTAG
- a CDS encoding carbohydrate kinase family protein, producing MKNVFCIGELLIDFVAEKQGSDLAKAHNFTKKAGGAPANVASAIAKLGGKSFFIGCVGKDPFGTFLINTLTEGQVDVSLAQRSDTFTTLAFVSIAEDGERDFVFSRGADKELTHDIRLKNLFKDQIVHFGAATSFLGGSLEEAYSLYLQEAISHNSFICFDPNFRADLWKGTEEIFIQKCLPFVEKSDLCKFSLEEAQLLSKKEDLKEACTFLHQLGTKIITVTLGGEGTYLSTPSIQKIIPSIKVKPVDTTGAGDAFIGCLLKQISLTTNLDALLADSGLLEKMVQDANKAGAITTLNYGAIESLPSQEQINQV from the coding sequence ATGAAAAACGTTTTCTGTATTGGGGAATTATTAATAGATTTTGTAGCGGAAAAACAAGGGAGCGATCTAGCAAAAGCCCATAATTTTACCAAAAAAGCAGGGGGTGCCCCGGCCAATGTGGCCTCGGCTATAGCCAAGCTGGGGGGCAAAAGTTTTTTCATTGGCTGTGTAGGCAAAGATCCCTTTGGCACTTTTCTAATCAACACCCTAACGGAGGGGCAAGTGGACGTTTCCCTGGCGCAGCGTTCCGATACTTTCACTACCTTGGCCTTTGTTTCCATTGCAGAGGACGGGGAGCGCGATTTTGTTTTTAGCCGTGGGGCGGACAAAGAATTAACGCACGACATTAGATTGAAAAATCTATTTAAGGACCAGATTGTACATTTTGGGGCAGCAACCTCCTTCCTAGGCGGTAGTTTGGAAGAGGCTTATTCGCTCTATTTACAAGAAGCTATATCCCACAATAGTTTTATATGTTTCGACCCTAATTTCAGGGCAGACCTATGGAAAGGAACTGAGGAAATTTTTATCCAAAAATGTCTCCCTTTTGTAGAAAAATCGGATTTGTGCAAATTTAGTTTGGAAGAGGCCCAATTGCTTTCAAAAAAAGAAGATTTAAAAGAGGCCTGTACTTTTTTACACCAGTTGGGCACAAAAATAATTACAGTTACCCTAGGTGGGGAGGGGACCTATTTAAGCACACCTTCAATTCAAAAAATAATTCCAAGTATAAAGGTAAAACCGGTTGATACCACGGGGGCGGGAGATGCATTTATCGGATGTTTATTAAAACAGATTTCCCTTACTACCAATCTGGACGCACTCCTAGCCGATTCCGGATTGTTGGAAAAAATGGTTCAGGATGCCAACAAGGCCGGAGCTATTACCACCCTTAACTATGGGGCCATAGAATCCTTGCCTTCCCAAGAACAAATAAATCAGGTTTAA
- a CDS encoding adenosylcobalamin-dependent ribonucleoside-diphosphate reductase: MPTKIAQGPQKTYSQEEAFNASLEYFKGDDLAARVWVNKYALKDSQGNIYELTPDDMHHRIANEISRIEQKYPNPLKEEQIFDLIKNFKYIVPQGSPMAGIGNPFQIASLSNCFVIGNEGQSDSYGGIMKIDQEQVQLMKRRGGVGHDLSHIRPKGSPVKNSALTSTGLVPFMERYSNTTREVAQDGRRGALMLSVSINHPDAEDFIDAKMEQGKVTGANVSVRMDDDFMTAVESGQAYTQKFPIHSPNPKVSKTIDAQKLWSKIVHNAWRSAEPGILFWDTIIKESVPDCYSDLGYNTVSTNPCGEIPLCPYDSCRLLAINLFSYVDQPFTDNASFNFKLFKEHIAAAQRIMDDIIDLELEKVDVILKKIKEDPELDETKAVEYNLWTNIKEKAEQGRRTGIGITAEGDMLAALGLRYGSEEANQFSIEVHKTIALEAYRASVHTAKDRGAFQIFDAEREKNNPFILRLKEADEKLYYEMLEYGRRNIALLTIAPTGTTSLMTQTTSGIEPVFLPVYKRRRKVNPNDKNVRIDFVDEVGDSWEEYLVFHHKFKQWMSVKGIDTEKNYSQEELQKIVESSPYFKATSNDVDWLSKVRLQGAVQKWVDHSISVTINLPNDVSEELVGKLYLEAWKAGCKGVTVYRDGSRSGVLISNDQKKSENEESLTHFPTKRPQILEADVVRLQNNKEKWIAFIGLINDQPYEIFTGMADDEDGILIPRWVNNGLIIKSRNEDGSSRYDFQYKNKRGYKTTIEGLSHKFNPEYWNYAKLISSTLRHGMPIEKVVDLINSLQLDSESINTWKNGVARSLKRYVADGTEAKGQKCDSCNSKNLIYQEGCLTCKDCGSSKCG, translated from the coding sequence ATGCCAACTAAAATCGCCCAAGGACCGCAAAAGACCTACAGTCAGGAAGAAGCCTTTAATGCTTCATTAGAATATTTCAAAGGTGATGACCTTGCGGCCAGGGTATGGGTAAATAAATATGCTCTGAAAGATTCCCAAGGGAATATTTATGAGCTGACCCCAGATGATATGCACCACAGGATAGCGAACGAGATTTCCAGAATTGAACAAAAATATCCAAACCCTCTTAAAGAAGAGCAAATTTTTGACCTCATCAAAAATTTTAAATATATAGTCCCCCAAGGTAGCCCAATGGCGGGCATTGGTAATCCTTTTCAGATTGCATCCCTATCCAATTGTTTTGTAATAGGCAATGAGGGGCAGTCCGATTCGTACGGGGGAATCATGAAAATAGACCAGGAACAGGTACAGCTTATGAAGCGCCGCGGCGGAGTTGGTCATGATCTATCCCATATACGCCCCAAGGGATCTCCTGTAAAAAACTCGGCCTTGACCTCGACCGGCCTGGTGCCATTTATGGAAAGGTATTCCAATACTACCAGGGAAGTGGCCCAAGATGGTAGAAGGGGAGCGCTAATGTTATCGGTCTCCATAAATCATCCGGATGCCGAAGATTTTATAGACGCTAAAATGGAACAGGGTAAGGTAACGGGAGCCAATGTTTCCGTGAGAATGGACGATGATTTTATGACAGCAGTTGAAAGTGGACAAGCTTACACCCAAAAATTTCCTATCCATAGCCCCAACCCTAAAGTTTCCAAAACAATAGATGCGCAAAAACTATGGAGCAAGATAGTACATAACGCTTGGCGATCGGCAGAACCGGGTATTTTGTTCTGGGATACCATAATAAAGGAATCCGTACCGGATTGTTATTCAGATTTGGGTTATAACACCGTATCTACCAATCCCTGTGGCGAAATTCCACTATGTCCTTATGATTCCTGTCGTTTGTTGGCTATTAACCTCTTCTCCTATGTAGATCAACCTTTTACAGATAATGCAAGCTTTAATTTTAAACTATTTAAGGAGCATATTGCGGCGGCCCAACGTATTATGGACGATATTATTGACCTTGAATTGGAGAAGGTAGATGTGATCCTGAAAAAAATAAAAGAGGATCCGGAATTGGATGAAACAAAAGCTGTGGAATACAACTTATGGACCAACATCAAAGAAAAGGCCGAACAAGGAAGGCGAACAGGAATAGGCATTACCGCAGAAGGAGATATGCTGGCAGCACTTGGCCTACGTTATGGCAGTGAAGAGGCCAACCAATTTTCAATTGAAGTACACAAGACTATTGCCCTGGAAGCCTATAGGGCCTCGGTACATACCGCCAAGGATAGAGGTGCCTTTCAAATTTTTGATGCGGAAAGGGAAAAAAACAACCCCTTTATCCTGAGACTGAAGGAAGCCGACGAAAAACTGTATTACGAAATGTTGGAATACGGCCGAAGAAATATAGCGCTATTGACCATTGCACCCACGGGTACCACAAGTTTAATGACCCAAACCACCTCTGGTATAGAACCGGTTTTCCTACCTGTATACAAGCGCCGTAGAAAAGTTAACCCTAATGACAAGAATGTTCGTATTGATTTTGTGGATGAAGTTGGGGATTCTTGGGAAGAATATTTGGTTTTCCATCATAAATTTAAACAATGGATGTCCGTCAAGGGAATTGATACAGAAAAAAATTATTCCCAAGAAGAGTTACAGAAGATTGTAGAAAGTTCGCCTTATTTTAAAGCCACTTCCAACGATGTGGATTGGCTGAGCAAAGTCCGTTTACAAGGTGCGGTTCAAAAATGGGTAGACCATTCTATAAGTGTCACTATAAACCTTCCAAACGATGTATCCGAAGAATTGGTCGGCAAACTCTACTTGGAAGCTTGGAAAGCAGGTTGCAAGGGTGTCACTGTTTACCGGGATGGTTCCAGATCTGGTGTTCTGATCTCCAATGACCAAAAAAAATCGGAAAATGAGGAATCCCTCACCCATTTCCCCACAAAACGTCCCCAAATTTTGGAGGCCGATGTGGTGCGACTTCAAAATAACAAAGAAAAATGGATCGCTTTTATTGGCTTGATAAACGACCAGCCCTATGAAATTTTTACCGGTATGGCCGATGATGAGGACGGTATATTAATTCCTAGATGGGTGAACAACGGATTGATCATAAAAAGTAGAAATGAGGACGGTTCCTCAAGATATGATTTTCAGTATAAGAACAAAAGAGGCTATAAGACGACCATAGAAGGACTATCCCATAAATTTAATCCCGAATATTGGAACTATGCCAAATTAATTTCGAGTACCCTTCGTCATGGCATGCCTATTGAAAAAGTGGTAGACCTTATCAATAGCCTACAACTGGACAGTGAATCTATCAATACCTGGAAGAATGGGGTAGCAAGATCGTTGAAAAGATATGTTGCCGATGGCACGGAGGCCAAGGGCCAAAAATGTGATTCCTGTAATTCCAAAAATCTGATATACCAAGAAGGATGCCTTACCTGTAAGGATTGTGGTTCGTCCAAATGCGGATAA